Proteins from a single region of Hordeum vulgare subsp. vulgare chromosome 6H, MorexV3_pseudomolecules_assembly, whole genome shotgun sequence:
- the LOC123403609 gene encoding pentatricopeptide repeat-containing protein At1g51965, mitochondrial: MPRRLGTTYSGRIAAAMPSPSGPSITVTVFPTPPPTPLDPRGYPLPRRHLICAAAGILRSPASLTPLVDLADYLRDRCLMLTASEASEIVKALSPNPALALAFFRFAPASFPGFRHDAFSYNRILALLFRTRADPSEALRIVSEMERDGVSGNISTVNLLVGIGGGGVEVTKCLELAMKWGLRLNGYTYKCILQAHLRSREVSKGFEVYEEMRRKGYMLDIFGYNMLLDALAKSGMVDQAYQVFEDMKQKYCEPDAYTYTILIRMSGRAGKASKFLSFFDEMVSKGCALNLIAYNTLIEALGKNKMVDKVIFVLSKMIEGGCQPNQFTYSITLDILAKEGQLHRLNEVLDICDRYMNKSIYSYLVKSLSKSGHVSEAHNVFCQMWNSYETGDRDAFVSMLEVLCNSGKTLEAIDLLHMMPEKGVATDVGMYNMVFSALGKLKQVSFITSLFDKMKANGIAPDLFTYNIMISSYGRVGLVDKASGLFEDMNASSCKPDVITYNSLINCLGKNGDLDEAHMLFKEMQEKGYGPDVFTYSILIECFGKSNKVDMACNLFLDMIAEGCIPNVVTYNILLDCLERHGKTAEAHKHYETMKQQGLTPDSITCSILERLESRSQRTVRIRKPARATSWVVSPLR, translated from the exons ATGCCCCGCCGCCTCGGGACGACCTACTCCGGCCGCATCGCAGCCGCGATGCCGTCCCCCTCCGGCCCCTCCATCACCGTCACCGTATTCCCGACCCCTCCCCCGACGCCGCTCGACCCCCGCGGTTACCCGCTCCCCCGCCGCCACCTCATCTGCGCCGCCGCCGGTATCCTCCGTTCTCCCGCTTCTCTCACCCCGCTGGTCGACCTCGCAGACTACCTCCGCGACCGCTGCCTCATGCTCACCGCCTCCGAGGCCTCCGAGATAGTCAAGGCCCTCTCCCCCAACCCCGCCCTTGCTCTCGCCTTTTTCCGCTTCGCCCCCGCTTCCTTCCCGGGCTTCCGTCACGACGCTTTCTCATACAACCGCATCCTGGCGCTCCTCTTCCGCACCAGGGCGGACCCAAGCGAGGCTCTGCGCATCGTCTCGGAGATGGAGCGGGACGGTGTGTCCGGCAACATCTCCACGGTGAATTTGCTGGTCGGAATTGGCGGAGGAGGCGTGGAGGTGACCAAGTGCCTCGAGCTGGCCATGAAGTGGGGGTTGAGGCTTAATGGCTACACCTACAAGTGCATTCTGCAGGCGCATTTGAGGAGCAGGGAAGTGTCCAAAGGGTTCGAGGTCTATGAGGAAATGCGCAGAAAGGGCTACATGCTGGATATATTTGGGTATAACATGCTGCTTGATGCCCTTGCCAAGTCTGGAATG GTTGACCAAGCTTACCAAGTCTTTGAAGATATGAAACAAAAGTACTGTGAGCCGGATGCATACACATATACTATACTAATTAGAATGTCCGGGAGGGCTGGGAAGGCTTCTaaatttctctcattttttgacgAAATGGTATCAAAAGGATGCGCTCTTAACCTTATTGCTTATAATACTCTTATTGAGGCTCTTGGTAAGAACAAGATGGTGGACAAGGTAATCTTTGTACTTTCCAAAATGATAGAGGGCGGCTGCCAGCCCAATCAATTCACATATAGCATTACATTGGATATTTTGGCAAAAGAAGGACAACTGCACAGACTAAATGAGGTTCTGGATATCTGTGATAGATATATGAACAAATCAATTTATTCTTATTTGGTCAAGTCACTTAGCAAATCTGGGCATGTAAGTGAGGCACACAATGTATTCTGTCAAATGTGGAACTCTTATGAAACCGGAGACAGGGATGCTTTCGTATCCATGCTTGAGGTGTTATGCAATTCAGGAAAAACATTAGAGGCTATTGATCTCCTACATATGATGCCTGAAAAGGGGGTTGCTACTGATGTTGGCATGTACAATATGGTCTTTTCAGCCCTTGGAAAGCTCAAGCAGGTCTCTTTCATAACCAGTCTCTTTGACAAGATGAAAGCTAATGGGATTGCTCCGGATCTTTTTACCTACAACATTATGATATCAAGTTATGGTAGAGTTGGCTTAGTTGATAAAGCATCTGGATTGTTTGAAGACATGAACGCTAGCAGTTGTAAACCTGATGTCATCACTTACAATTCTTTGATAAACTGTCTTGGGAAAAACGGAGATCTCGATGAGGCCCACATGCTTTTCAAAGAGATGCAGGAGAAGGGATATGGTCCTGATGTCTTCACTTACAGCATACTGATTGAATGCTTTGGGAAATCTAATAAGGTTGATATGGCATGCAACTTATTTCTTGACATGATTGCAGAGGGATGCATCCCTAATGTTGTAACTTATAACATTTTACTTGATTGTTTGGAGAGGCATGGGAAAACAGCAGAAGCTCATAAACATTATGAGACTATGAAGCAGCAAGGGTTAACTCCTGACTCGATAACTTGCTCAATACTTGAGCGGTTGGAAAGTAGATCTCAGCGAACAGTACGAATACGAAAGCCAGCTCGGGCTACAAGTTGGGTTGTCAGTCCTCTAAGATGA